A genomic segment from bacterium encodes:
- a CDS encoding ribbon-helix-helix protein, CopG family codes for MKMAISIPDDLFAAVERLARDLGLSRSALYRIAVQDFLERHRQQAATEALNAVYGDDPESSQLDPVLAAMQFASLGTDEW; via the coding sequence ATGAAAATGGCAATTTCCATACCCGACGACCTCTTCGCCGCCGTCGAGCGTCTGGCGCGCGATCTCGGCTTGAGCCGGAGCGCCCTGTACAGGATCGCCGTACAGGACTTCCTGGAGCGGCATCGTCAACAGGCGGCCACGGAGGCCCTGAATGCCGTCTACGGCGACGACCCGGAGTCCAGCCAGCTCGATCCGGTGCTGGCTGCCATGCAATTCGCTTCTCTGGGAACCGATGAGTGGTGA
- a CDS encoding type II toxin-antitoxin system PemK/MazF family toxin yields the protein MKRGEIWWGQIPFPRGSEPGYSRPLVVVSADTFNRSAIHTVVVLALTRDLGRENAPGNVRLSRRDSGPPHASVANVSQLMTLDKCMLTVRVKRIPPPIMQRIDDGLRLALAR from the coding sequence ATCAAGCGCGGTGAGATATGGTGGGGGCAGATTCCCTTTCCCCGGGGATCGGAGCCCGGATACAGTCGACCCCTCGTCGTCGTCTCCGCCGACACCTTCAACAGGAGCGCCATCCATACCGTGGTCGTGTTGGCCTTGACACGCGATCTCGGCCGCGAGAACGCGCCCGGCAACGTGCGTCTCTCCAGGAGGGACAGCGGCCCGCCTCACGCATCTGTCGCCAACGTCTCCCAGCTCATGACCCTGGACAAGTGCATGTTGACCGTGCGGGTCAAACGGATTCCCCCGCCCATCATGCAGAGAATCGACGACGGCCTCCGTCTCGCGCTCGCCCGCTGA